One region of Brachybacterium saurashtrense genomic DNA includes:
- the adh gene encoding aldehyde dehydrogenase, whose product MTVYARPGTEGAKVTFKARYENYIGGQWVPPVKGEYFENPTPVTGQVFTEVPRSTAEDIERALDAAHAAAPAWGRTSVAERAVILNRIADRIEENLEMLAVAETWDNGKAIREPLNADLPLAVDHFRYFAGAIRAQEGALSQLDDDTVAYHFHEPLGVVGQIIPWNFPILMATWKLAPALAAGNAVVLKPAEQTPTSILVLAELIGDLLPDGVLNIVNGFGAEAGKPLASNPRIAKIAFTGETTTGRLIMQYASQNLIPVTLELGGKSPNIFFEDVASQKDSFYDKALEGFAMFSLNQGEVCTCPSRALVQESIYDGFVADGLARVEATTQGDPLDTDTMIGAQASNDQLEKILSYLDIGRQEGAKVLTGGERADLGGDLSGGYYVTPTVFEGDNSMRIFQEEIFGPVLALTRFSDDDQAISIANDTLYGLGAGVWSRQQNTVYRSGRAIQAGRVWVNNYHSYPAHAAFGGYKSSGIGRENHLMMLDHYQQTKNLLVSYSENKLGFF is encoded by the coding sequence ATGACTGTCTACGCACGTCCGGGCACGGAGGGCGCGAAGGTCACCTTCAAGGCCCGCTACGAGAACTACATCGGCGGCCAGTGGGTGCCGCCCGTCAAGGGCGAGTACTTCGAGAACCCCACGCCCGTCACCGGCCAGGTGTTCACCGAGGTGCCCCGCTCCACCGCCGAGGACATCGAGCGGGCGCTGGACGCCGCCCACGCCGCCGCCCCCGCCTGGGGGAGGACCTCGGTCGCCGAGCGCGCCGTGATCCTGAACCGGATCGCGGACCGCATCGAGGAGAACCTCGAGATGCTCGCCGTCGCCGAGACCTGGGACAACGGCAAGGCGATCCGCGAGCCGCTCAACGCCGACCTCCCGCTGGCGGTGGACCACTTCCGCTACTTCGCCGGCGCCATCCGCGCCCAGGAGGGCGCGCTCTCCCAGCTCGACGACGACACCGTCGCCTACCACTTCCACGAGCCGCTGGGCGTGGTGGGGCAGATCATCCCGTGGAACTTCCCGATCCTCATGGCCACGTGGAAGCTCGCCCCGGCCCTCGCCGCCGGCAATGCCGTGGTGCTCAAGCCCGCCGAGCAGACCCCCACCTCGATCCTCGTGCTCGCCGAGCTGATCGGCGACCTGCTGCCCGACGGCGTGCTGAACATCGTGAACGGCTTCGGCGCCGAGGCCGGCAAGCCGCTCGCCTCGAACCCGCGCATCGCGAAGATCGCCTTCACCGGCGAGACCACCACGGGCCGGCTCATCATGCAGTACGCGAGCCAGAACCTCATCCCGGTCACGCTCGAGCTGGGCGGCAAGAGCCCCAACATCTTCTTCGAGGACGTCGCCTCGCAGAAGGACTCCTTCTACGACAAGGCCCTCGAGGGCTTCGCGATGTTCTCCCTGAACCAGGGCGAGGTGTGCACCTGCCCCTCCCGCGCCCTGGTGCAGGAGAGCATCTACGACGGCTTCGTCGCCGACGGCCTCGCCCGGGTAGAGGCCACCACCCAGGGGGACCCGCTGGACACCGACACCATGATCGGGGCGCAGGCCAGCAACGATCAGCTCGAGAAGATCCTCTCCTACCTCGACATCGGCCGGCAGGAGGGCGCGAAGGTCCTCACCGGCGGCGAGCGCGCGGACCTCGGCGGGGACCTCTCCGGCGGCTACTACGTGACCCCCACCGTGTTCGAGGGCGACAACTCGATGCGGATCTTCCAGGAGGAGATCTTCGGCCCGGTGCTGGCGCTGACCCGGTTCAGCGACGACGACCAGGCGATCTCGATCGCGAACGACACCCTGTACGGGCTGGGCGCGGGCGTGTGGAGCCGGCAGCAGAACACCGTGTACCGCTCCGGGCGCGCGATCCAGGCGGGCCGGGTGTGGGTGAACAACTACCACTCCTACCCGGCGCACGCCGCCTTCGGCGGGTACAAGTCCTCCGGCATCGGCCGCGAGAACCACCTGATGATGCTCGACCACTACCAGCAGACCAAGAACCTGCTGGTGAGCTACTCGGAGAACAAGCTCGGCTTCTTCTGA
- a CDS encoding FAD-binding and (Fe-S)-binding domain-containing protein, translated as MTVAPPLLDTDLVARHALAHDASHYLLLPEAVTAPASEAEVVALLREATRTRRPLTFRSGGTSLSGQGQSDSVLADVRRGFRAIEVLDGGARVRVGPGATLRQVNAQLLRHGRRLGPDPASEVACTIGGVIANNSSGMAAGIAENSYRTLESLRCVLPGGTVVDTGLEGADARLRRDEPALHAGLLRLRDRVRGDAEATRVLRERFAMKNTMGYGLNALLDFDTPAQILAHLVVGSEGTLAFVSSAVFRTVRIQRHIATGLLVLPSLQAATAALPEVVGAGFATAELMDARSLEVARQLPGAPQEIRGLGAGSPAALLVEHRADEAEALAQKAADADALANALSLAAPFEMTTDATRRAAMWTTRKGLYAAVAGARPAGSTALLEDVVVPVPALEATCRGLQELFDRHGYDESVIFGHAKDGNIHFLLNEQLGDGGHRLEAFTEDMVELILGRGGNLKAEHGTGRVMAPFVQRQYGPMLYGVMRELKALVDPAGILNPGVVLTDDPTAHMRDLKPVVGIEEEADRCVECGYCEPVCPSKDLTLTPRQRIVLRRDAALAAQRGDHAAAAAIREAYDYQGLQTCAADGMCVTTCPVGINTGDLVRRLRAEENGAAANAAWSAAAGQWDLLTRGASAAMGAAGALPAALPRAATGAARALLGPDLVPDYRPELPRHGGAVRRGGGRGRASAEVAAVYLPACVHTMFGAADGGGSGAGGCGGGCGCGSDTGAGGSPGASSAPATAAGVPAALALLAERAGMRLAVPDDAASLCCGTPFSSKGMTAAKQRMHERLRTALGAASEGGRLPVVVDAASCTEGILDALAGTGIEVLDAVTFVRGHLLDRLEVREQAASATVHPTCSTTHLGATEDLTAIAEACAAEVVVPVAWGCCGYAGDRGMLHPELTASATAAEAAEVALRETEWYVSANRTCELGMQAATGKSYRHVLELLEAVTR; from the coding sequence ATGACCGTTGCACCGCCGCTGCTGGACACCGACCTCGTGGCCCGTCACGCCCTCGCGCACGACGCCTCCCACTACCTGCTGCTGCCGGAGGCGGTCACCGCCCCGGCGAGCGAGGCGGAGGTGGTGGCGCTGCTGCGGGAGGCGACGCGCACCCGTCGGCCGCTGACCTTCCGCTCCGGCGGGACCAGCCTCTCCGGGCAGGGGCAGAGCGACAGCGTGCTGGCCGACGTGCGCCGCGGCTTCCGCGCGATCGAGGTGCTGGACGGCGGGGCACGGGTGCGGGTGGGGCCGGGCGCGACGCTGCGGCAGGTCAACGCGCAGCTGCTGCGGCACGGGCGCCGCCTGGGACCGGACCCGGCCAGCGAGGTGGCGTGCACGATCGGCGGGGTGATCGCGAACAACTCCTCCGGCATGGCGGCGGGGATCGCGGAGAACTCGTACCGCACGCTCGAGTCGCTGCGGTGCGTGCTGCCCGGCGGCACCGTGGTGGACACGGGACTCGAGGGGGCCGACGCGCGCCTGCGGCGTGACGAGCCCGCGCTGCATGCGGGGCTGCTGCGCCTGCGGGACCGGGTGCGCGGCGATGCGGAGGCCACCCGCGTGCTGCGCGAGCGCTTCGCGATGAAGAACACGATGGGCTACGGCCTGAACGCCCTGCTGGACTTCGACACCCCCGCCCAGATCCTCGCCCACCTGGTGGTGGGATCCGAGGGCACCCTCGCCTTCGTCTCCTCGGCGGTGTTCCGCACCGTGCGGATCCAGCGGCACATCGCCACCGGTCTGCTGGTGCTCCCCTCCCTGCAGGCGGCGACCGCGGCCCTGCCCGAGGTGGTGGGCGCCGGCTTCGCGACCGCGGAGCTGATGGACGCCCGCTCGCTCGAGGTGGCGCGGCAGCTGCCCGGCGCGCCCCAGGAGATCCGGGGCCTGGGGGCCGGCTCCCCGGCGGCGCTGCTGGTGGAGCACCGGGCCGACGAGGCCGAGGCCCTCGCGCAGAAGGCCGCCGACGCCGACGCCCTCGCGAACGCGCTGAGCCTGGCCGCCCCGTTCGAGATGACTACGGACGCGACGCGCCGGGCGGCGATGTGGACCACCCGCAAGGGGCTGTACGCCGCGGTCGCGGGGGCGCGACCGGCAGGGTCCACCGCCCTGCTGGAGGACGTGGTGGTGCCGGTGCCGGCGCTGGAGGCCACCTGCCGCGGGCTGCAGGAGCTGTTCGACCGCCACGGCTACGACGAATCGGTGATCTTCGGGCACGCCAAGGACGGCAACATCCACTTCCTGCTCAACGAGCAGCTGGGGGACGGCGGGCACCGGCTCGAGGCGTTCACCGAGGACATGGTGGAGCTGATCCTGGGCCGCGGCGGGAACCTCAAAGCAGAGCACGGCACCGGCCGGGTGATGGCCCCGTTCGTCCAGCGGCAGTACGGGCCGATGCTGTACGGCGTGATGCGGGAGCTGAAGGCGCTGGTGGACCCGGCCGGGATCCTCAACCCCGGCGTGGTGCTGACCGACGACCCCACCGCCCACATGCGGGACCTGAAGCCGGTGGTGGGCATCGAGGAGGAGGCCGATCGCTGCGTGGAGTGCGGCTACTGCGAGCCGGTGTGCCCCTCGAAGGACCTCACCCTCACCCCGCGCCAGCGGATCGTGCTGCGGCGGGACGCGGCGCTGGCCGCGCAGCGCGGCGACCACGCCGCCGCGGCCGCGATCCGGGAGGCCTACGACTACCAGGGACTGCAGACCTGCGCGGCCGACGGGATGTGCGTGACCACCTGCCCGGTGGGCATCAACACCGGGGACCTGGTGCGCCGGCTGCGCGCGGAGGAGAACGGCGCCGCGGCGAACGCGGCATGGTCCGCGGCGGCCGGGCAGTGGGACCTGCTCACCCGCGGCGCCTCCGCCGCGATGGGGGCGGCGGGGGCGCTGCCGGCGGCGCTGCCGCGCGCCGCGACCGGGGCGGCGCGGGCGCTGCTGGGCCCGGACCTGGTGCCCGACTACCGGCCCGAGCTGCCGCGGCACGGCGGGGCGGTGCGGCGCGGCGGCGGGCGCGGCCGGGCCTCGGCCGAGGTCGCCGCGGTGTACCTGCCGGCCTGCGTGCACACGATGTTCGGCGCGGCCGACGGGGGCGGGAGCGGCGCAGGCGGCTGCGGCGGCGGCTGCGGATGCGGGTCCGACACGGGCGCGGGCGGCTCCCCCGGCGCGTCCTCCGCGCCGGCCACGGCCGCCGGGGTGCCCGCCGCGCTCGCCCTGCTCGCCGAGCGCGCCGGCATGCGCCTGGCCGTCCCGGACGACGCCGCCTCGCTGTGCTGCGGCACCCCCTTCTCCTCGAAGGGCATGACCGCGGCGAAGCAGCGGATGCACGAGCGCCTGCGCACCGCCCTGGGCGCGGCGAGCGAGGGCGGGCGCCTGCCCGTGGTGGTCGACGCGGCCAGCTGCACGGAGGGGATCCTCGACGCGCTCGCGGGCACCGGCATCGAGGTGCTCGACGCGGTGACGTTCGTGCGCGGCCACCTGCTGGACCGGCTCGAGGTGCGGGAGCAGGCGGCGTCGGCGACCGTGCACCCCACCTGCTCGACCACGCACCTCGGCGCCACCGAGGATCTGACGGCGATTGCCGAGGCGTGCGCGGCGGAGGTGGTGGTGCCCGTGGCCTGGGGCTGCTGCGGCTACGCCGGGGACCGCGGCATGCTGCACCCCGAGCTCACCGCCTCCGCCACCGCGGCCGAGGCCGCGGAGGTCGCGCTGCGGGAGACCGAGTGGTACGTCTCCGCCAACCGCACCTGCGAGCTGGGCATGCAGGCCGCGACCGGGAAGAGCTACCGGCACGTGCTCGAGCTGCTGGAGGCCGTGACGCGGTGA
- a CDS encoding ornithine cyclodeaminase, with protein sequence MTQLLDVKNMARWIRRDGAEQILMRMTQYLEEDFRRWERFEKTPRIASHTPLGVIELMPTLDGELYSFKYVNGHPSNPARGFQTVTAFGVLADVDNGYPVFLAEMTLLTALRTAATSAMAARALARPDSRTLALIGAGSQSEFQALAFRGVLGIEELRVFDIDPAAMEKVRGNLEPLGFRVHLAASVDDAVDGADIITTCTADKARNTILGAEQVRPGVHVNAIGGDCPGKTELEARILEEAGVFVEFTPQTRIEGEIQQMAEDFPVTELWQVLTGAAAGRTDPAQVTVFDSVGFAISDFSALRCARDATAGSALQDEVDLVAQPDDPKDLFSLVDVLSPVG encoded by the coding sequence ATGACCCAGCTTCTGGACGTGAAGAACATGGCCCGCTGGATCCGGCGCGACGGCGCCGAGCAGATCCTGATGCGGATGACGCAGTACCTGGAGGAGGACTTCCGCCGCTGGGAGCGGTTCGAGAAGACGCCCCGCATCGCCAGCCACACCCCGCTGGGCGTGATCGAGCTGATGCCCACCTTGGACGGCGAGCTGTACTCCTTCAAGTACGTCAACGGCCATCCCTCGAACCCCGCCCGCGGCTTCCAGACCGTCACCGCCTTCGGGGTGCTGGCGGACGTGGACAACGGCTACCCCGTCTTCCTCGCGGAGATGACGCTGCTGACGGCGCTGCGCACCGCCGCCACCTCGGCGATGGCGGCGCGGGCGCTGGCCCGGCCCGACTCCCGCACCCTGGCCCTGATCGGGGCGGGCTCGCAGTCCGAGTTCCAGGCGCTCGCCTTCCGCGGCGTGCTGGGCATCGAGGAGCTGCGGGTGTTCGACATCGACCCGGCCGCGATGGAGAAGGTGCGCGGCAACCTCGAGCCGCTCGGCTTCCGCGTGCACCTCGCCGCCTCCGTGGACGACGCCGTGGACGGCGCGGACATCATCACCACCTGCACCGCGGACAAGGCCCGCAACACCATCCTCGGCGCCGAGCAGGTGCGCCCCGGCGTGCACGTGAACGCGATCGGCGGGGACTGCCCCGGCAAGACCGAGCTGGAGGCGCGGATCCTCGAGGAGGCGGGGGTGTTCGTGGAGTTCACCCCGCAGACCCGCATCGAGGGCGAGATCCAGCAGATGGCGGAGGACTTCCCCGTCACCGAGCTGTGGCAGGTGCTCACCGGCGCGGCCGCCGGCCGCACCGATCCCGCGCAGGTCACCGTGTTCGACTCCGTGGGCTTCGCGATCTCCGACTTCTCCGCGCTGCGCTGCGCCCGGGACGCCACCGCTGGCAGCGCCCTGCAGGACGAGGTGGACCTGGTGGCCCAGCCCGACGACCCCAAGGACCTCTTCTCCCTGGTGGACGTCCTGTCCCCGGTGGGCTGA
- a CDS encoding DUF5926 family protein gives MSSPSSNALVRRPFEGLPNEQDLVAMRQLIPAATMAARTTEEYGGLEVELATILPMAWPSVRRTDGSVTVGIQSSLPGGDLSRGLGQAIRLAAALEPGSPVTAVTLDEDAPRLQDVLDLSGEFTIAVQDTFEFWLDPSAERTGEIQQAIAQANESIMPTRPVAGLPHAYWVDAGPKEHVRWVLDADEERVIDAVTRLHARRESALCEGAKYVGSFRAEGLSIPVWDLPKGAGVEAAEAEAEEFRARFEEALASTEPLTALERRARGGIVARQVTLR, from the coding sequence ATGAGTTCCCCGTCGAGCAACGCGCTGGTCCGCCGCCCCTTCGAGGGCCTGCCGAACGAGCAGGACCTGGTGGCGATGCGCCAGCTGATCCCTGCGGCGACGATGGCGGCGAGGACCACCGAGGAGTACGGCGGGCTCGAGGTCGAGCTCGCCACGATCCTGCCGATGGCCTGGCCCTCCGTGCGCCGCACCGACGGCTCCGTCACCGTGGGCATCCAGTCCTCGCTCCCCGGCGGCGACCTCTCCCGCGGCCTGGGCCAGGCGATCCGGCTCGCCGCCGCGCTCGAGCCCGGCAGCCCGGTCACCGCCGTCACGCTGGACGAGGACGCCCCCCGCCTGCAGGACGTGCTCGACCTCTCCGGCGAGTTCACGATCGCGGTGCAGGACACCTTCGAGTTCTGGCTGGACCCCAGCGCCGAGCGCACCGGCGAGATCCAGCAGGCGATCGCCCAGGCGAACGAGTCGATCATGCCCACCCGGCCCGTCGCGGGCCTGCCCCACGCCTACTGGGTGGACGCCGGCCCCAAGGAGCACGTGCGCTGGGTGCTGGATGCCGACGAGGAGCGGGTGATCGACGCGGTCACCCGCCTGCACGCCCGGCGCGAGTCCGCGCTGTGCGAGGGCGCGAAGTACGTGGGCTCCTTCCGCGCCGAGGGCCTGTCGATCCCGGTGTGGGACCTGCCCAAGGGCGCCGGGGTCGAGGCCGCGGAGGCGGAGGCCGAGGAGTTCCGGGCCCGCTTCGAGGAGGCGCTGGCCTCCACCGAGCCGCTCACCGCCCTGGAACGTCGCGCCCGCGGCGGCATCGTGGCACGGCAGGTGACGCTGCGATGA
- the glsA gene encoding glutaminase A: protein MTDASTSLALYLDRLTAALSTATADEDPEAVAVDRGIIGGADALGDIPALSFLSGAREEHLGAAVCSVDGEITAAGTDHAFPLQSISKAFAYGAAIDLHGMDYVDEVVDEEPTGEEFNALSIDRHSRKPKNPLVNIGAIRTHAMLGGEQAERTERLRAVLDAAAGRPLALHRETYLEELGTSDRNLALAYMLRAAGSMDEDAAEVVAGYIEGCAVLTTVTDLAVMAATLASGGTNPLTGEEVFSRVAARQVLSVMFTCGMYDNAGDWVSDVGLPAKSGVGGGIIAALPSRFGVASYAPQLDLHGNSVRGTLFFERLSADFALHMLDGVEPRDLEECARELMDAGTHP, encoded by the coding sequence GTGACGGACGCATCCACCTCCCTGGCCCTGTACCTCGACCGACTCACCGCCGCGCTGTCCACCGCCACCGCGGACGAGGACCCGGAGGCCGTGGCGGTGGACCGCGGCATCATCGGCGGCGCCGACGCGCTGGGCGACATCCCCGCGCTCTCCTTCCTCTCCGGCGCGCGCGAGGAGCATCTGGGGGCCGCCGTCTGCTCGGTGGACGGCGAGATCACCGCCGCCGGCACCGACCACGCCTTCCCGCTGCAGTCGATCTCGAAGGCCTTCGCCTACGGCGCCGCGATAGACCTGCACGGCATGGACTACGTGGACGAGGTGGTGGACGAGGAGCCGACGGGCGAGGAGTTCAACGCCCTGAGCATCGACCGCCACTCCCGCAAGCCCAAGAACCCGCTGGTGAACATCGGCGCGATCCGCACCCACGCCATGCTGGGCGGGGAGCAGGCCGAGCGCACCGAGCGCCTGCGCGCCGTGCTCGACGCCGCCGCCGGGCGCCCCCTCGCCCTGCACCGGGAGACCTACCTCGAAGAGCTCGGCACCTCGGACCGCAACCTGGCGCTGGCCTACATGCTCCGCGCCGCCGGCTCGATGGACGAGGACGCCGCCGAGGTGGTGGCCGGGTACATCGAGGGCTGCGCCGTGCTCACCACGGTCACCGATCTCGCCGTCATGGCCGCGACCCTCGCCTCCGGCGGCACCAATCCGCTCACCGGCGAGGAGGTGTTCTCCCGCGTGGCCGCCCGGCAGGTGCTCTCGGTGATGTTCACCTGCGGGATGTATGACAACGCCGGCGACTGGGTGAGCGACGTGGGCCTGCCGGCGAAGTCCGGGGTGGGCGGCGGCATCATCGCCGCGCTGCCCTCCCGCTTCGGGGTGGCCAGCTACGCCCCGCAGCTTGACCTGCACGGCAACTCGGTGCGCGGCACCCTGTTCTTCGAGCGCCTCAGCGCGGACTTCGCCCTCCACATGCTCGACGGCGTGGAGCCGCGCGACCTCGAGGAGTGCGCGCGGGAACTGATGGACGCGGGCACGCACCCGTGA
- a CDS encoding Lrp/AsnC family transcriptional regulator, whose product MERLTDLDERLLAALRHDGRAPIATLASRLGVSRATITSRIDKLTAAGVIVGFTVRVRDYAEASTVRATSFIEVEGRSTDHVIAHLRGFPEIQALHTTNGGWDLVAEIACPDLPAFDDVLRRLRSIEGVVNSETSLLLSSVLR is encoded by the coding sequence ATGGAGCGCCTCACGGACCTCGACGAACGCCTGCTCGCCGCCCTGCGCCATGACGGCCGCGCCCCGATCGCGACGCTCGCGAGCCGGCTGGGCGTCTCCCGCGCCACGATCACCAGCCGCATCGACAAGCTCACCGCGGCGGGCGTGATCGTGGGCTTCACGGTGCGGGTGCGGGACTACGCCGAGGCCTCCACGGTGCGCGCCACCTCCTTCATCGAGGTGGAGGGGCGCAGCACCGATCACGTGATCGCCCACCTGCGCGGCTTTCCCGAGATCCAGGCCCTGCACACCACCAACGGCGGCTGGGACCTGGTCGCGGAGATCGCCTGCCCGGACCTCCCGGCCTTCGACGACGTGCTGCGCCGGCTCCGCTCGATCGAGGGCGTGGTGAACTCCGAGACCAGCCTGCTGCTGAGCTCCGTGCTGCGGTGA
- a CDS encoding GAF domain-containing protein: MTATGWSPTDSDYQARLLRAHEDLREHAEIRAVGPPVREAVLASWRRSLTTLPSPAGSGRAVLEGEELARAREYHLFSAVLPLLRSRLIEPAVEAGLMVALGDARGRLLWVEGRPRLLSRADAMGFAAGADWSEGAMGTSAPALALTTSAPMQVVGAEHFHEAVHPWSCSAVPVRHPHSREILGVLDVTGSTEAVSPLVLPLLEATARAVQEELAAQLPVGPAQRAPSRGPRPRILPRSPAAPAARAALLLTGRRTPLLQVGAHYHPLSGRHAELLTLLHLAPEGRSAAELAEALHGDAAAEGTVRAELVRLRRVLAQAGEHGLEILPRPYRLRGELDSDLRRARAALERGDVDAALAECAGALLPASDAPALRRLRGGLDAHLRELLLERGSAAQLWRYAQREEAQGDLEVLMAILEVAAPAAPERAAAAARARALRGEAG; the protein is encoded by the coding sequence ATGACCGCGACCGGCTGGTCGCCGACGGATTCGGACTACCAGGCGCGCCTGCTGCGCGCCCACGAGGACCTGCGCGAGCACGCGGAGATCCGGGCCGTGGGCCCGCCGGTGCGGGAGGCGGTGCTGGCCTCCTGGCGCCGCTCGCTGACCACCCTGCCCTCCCCCGCCGGGTCCGGCCGCGCCGTGCTGGAGGGCGAGGAGCTGGCCCGGGCCCGGGAGTACCACCTGTTCTCCGCCGTGCTGCCGCTGCTGCGCTCGCGCCTGATCGAGCCCGCCGTCGAGGCCGGGCTGATGGTCGCCCTGGGCGATGCCCGCGGGCGGCTGCTGTGGGTGGAGGGCCGCCCCCGGCTGCTCTCCCGCGCCGACGCGATGGGCTTCGCCGCCGGCGCGGACTGGTCCGAGGGCGCGATGGGCACCTCCGCGCCCGCCCTGGCCCTGACCACCTCCGCCCCGATGCAGGTGGTGGGTGCCGAGCACTTCCACGAGGCGGTGCATCCGTGGAGCTGCAGCGCGGTGCCGGTGCGGCATCCGCACAGCCGCGAGATCCTGGGCGTGCTGGACGTGACCGGCAGCACCGAGGCGGTCTCCCCGCTGGTGCTGCCGCTGCTGGAGGCCACGGCCCGCGCGGTGCAGGAGGAGCTGGCCGCGCAGCTGCCCGTCGGCCCCGCGCAGCGCGCCCCGTCCCGCGGGCCGCGCCCGCGGATCCTCCCCCGCTCCCCCGCCGCACCGGCCGCCCGGGCCGCGCTGCTGCTCACCGGGCGCCGCACCCCGCTGCTGCAGGTCGGTGCGCACTACCACCCGCTCAGCGGCCGCCACGCCGAGCTGCTCACCCTGCTGCACCTCGCGCCGGAGGGACGCAGCGCCGCCGAGCTCGCCGAGGCGCTGCACGGCGACGCGGCCGCGGAGGGGACCGTGCGGGCGGAGCTGGTGCGGCTGCGCCGGGTGCTCGCGCAGGCCGGCGAGCACGGGCTCGAGATCCTGCCGCGGCCCTACCGCCTGCGCGGGGAGCTCGACAGCGACCTGCGCCGCGCCCGCGCCGCGCTGGAGCGCGGGGATGTGGACGCCGCGCTCGCCGAGTGCGCCGGGGCGCTGCTGCCCGCCTCCGACGCGCCCGCGCTGCGCAGGCTGCGCGGCGGGCTGGACGCCCACCTGCGCGAGCTGCTCCTCGAGCGGGGCAGCGCCGCCCAGCTGTGGCGGTATGCGCAGCGGGAGGAGGCGCAGGGCGACCTCGAGGTGCTGATGGCGATCCTCGAGGTGGCCGCGCCCGCGGCGCCCGAGCGCGCCGCCGCCGCGGCCCGGGCGCGCGCGCTGCGCGGGGAGGCCGGCTGA
- a CDS encoding type II toxin-antitoxin system VapC family toxin — MTAESGTRTIVYVDTSALGALLVEQPESDALAAWLDDTGAELVSSDLLETELRRLVVREQLEQAHATRLLDGISLAALDRAVFRGAGLLPIPGLRTLDALHLEAAVRLDASTILTYDHRLGDAARAVGLEVITPGRSPSP, encoded by the coding sequence GTGACCGCCGAGTCCGGCACGAGGACGATCGTCTATGTCGACACCTCCGCCCTCGGCGCGCTCCTCGTCGAGCAGCCCGAGAGTGACGCGCTCGCGGCATGGCTCGACGACACCGGGGCGGAGCTCGTCTCCAGCGACCTCCTCGAGACGGAGCTGCGGCGGCTGGTGGTGCGGGAGCAGCTGGAGCAGGCCCATGCGACCCGTCTGCTCGACGGCATCTCGCTCGCCGCGCTCGACCGCGCCGTGTTCCGCGGCGCAGGGCTGCTTCCGATACCGGGGCTGCGCACGCTCGACGCCCTGCACCTCGAGGCCGCAGTGCGCCTCGACGCCTCGACGATCCTCACCTACGACCACCGACTCGGCGATGCCGCACGCGCCGTGGGCCTCGAGGTGATCACACCGGGGCGCTCACCGAGCCCCTGA
- the ctlX gene encoding citrulline utilization hydrolase CtlX, whose amino-acid sequence MAGQAPRHVVLIRPHRFRPNPLTAADNAFQHPLPGAPAEVAARARAEVDGLAATLEGIGVGVSVFEDPGGATPDSVFPNNWLSTHADGTVVLYPMCAANRRPERRADVVEHLGARFAVRRVLDLSAHERAGRFLEGTGAMVLDHAGGVAYACRSRRLDAGLFALACEELGLAPLLVDAADRRGVPVYHTNVLMSVGTEVAVVGSEMIRDDAQRRAVLNRLRESGREVVEISEEQVAGFLGNCLEVAGAEGPSLMLSATAAAQLTAAQRRRLERWCQIVPAAVHTIEAAGGSVRCMLAGVHLPAAREERWAEGSTLCPREEGAVPSAQV is encoded by the coding sequence GTGGCCGGGCAGGCCCCGCGCCACGTGGTCCTGATCCGCCCCCACCGCTTCCGCCCGAACCCGCTCACCGCGGCCGACAACGCCTTCCAGCATCCGCTGCCCGGTGCGCCGGCCGAGGTGGCCGCCCGCGCCCGCGCCGAGGTGGACGGCCTCGCCGCGACGCTCGAGGGGATCGGGGTGGGGGTGAGCGTGTTCGAGGACCCCGGCGGCGCCACCCCCGACAGCGTCTTCCCCAACAACTGGCTCTCCACCCACGCGGACGGCACAGTGGTGCTGTACCCGATGTGCGCCGCGAACCGTCGGCCCGAGCGGCGCGCGGACGTGGTGGAGCACCTCGGCGCCCGCTTCGCCGTGCGCCGGGTGCTGGACCTCTCCGCGCACGAGCGGGCGGGGCGGTTCCTCGAGGGCACCGGTGCGATGGTGCTCGACCATGCCGGCGGCGTGGCCTACGCCTGCCGTTCCCGCCGCCTGGATGCGGGCCTGTTCGCGCTGGCCTGCGAGGAGCTGGGCCTCGCGCCGCTGCTGGTCGACGCCGCCGATCGGCGGGGCGTGCCGGTCTATCACACGAACGTGCTGATGAGCGTGGGCACCGAGGTGGCGGTGGTGGGCTCGGAGATGATCCGCGACGACGCCCAGCGCCGGGCCGTGCTGAACCGGCTGCGCGAGAGCGGCCGCGAGGTGGTGGAGATCTCCGAGGAGCAGGTGGCGGGCTTCCTCGGCAACTGCCTCGAGGTGGCCGGGGCCGAGGGGCCCAGCCTGATGTTGTCCGCGACCGCGGCGGCGCAGCTCACCGCCGCCCAGCGCCGGCGACTGGAGCGCTGGTGCCAGATCGTCCCCGCGGCGGTGCACACGATCGAGGCGGCCGGCGGCTCGGTGCGGTGCATGCTCGCCGGGGTGCACCTGCCGGCCGCACGGGAGGAGAGGTGGGCCGAGGGGTCGACCCTTTGCCCCCGGGAGGAGGGCGCTGTACCGTCAGCACAGGTGTGA
- a CDS encoding type II toxin-antitoxin system Phd/YefM family antitoxin: MTSEPAPSRRLSQRELRNESGRVLRAVSEGHSFELTNSGTLVGRIVPVDAPSPRLAITRPARRRGGWTALGIPRAQTPGSAGEFLDELREDRL; this comes from the coding sequence ATGACCTCCGAGCCCGCCCCGTCCCGGCGCCTCTCGCAGCGCGAGCTGCGCAACGAGTCCGGCAGGGTGCTGCGCGCGGTGAGCGAGGGGCACTCCTTCGAGCTCACCAACAGCGGCACCCTGGTGGGCAGGATCGTGCCGGTCGACGCCCCGTCGCCGCGCCTGGCGATCACCCGGCCGGCACGGCGACGGGGCGGCTGGACGGCGTTGGGCATCCCCCGGGCGCAGACGCCCGGGAGCGCGGGCGAGTTCCTCGATGAGCTGCGCGAGGACCGCCTGTGA